In a single window of the Borrelia puertoricensis genome:
- a CDS encoding DUF759 family protein, whose product MDNKFTIKFKGILDHASTKKTLERDISKLEENLKPKLSSLKSTKDIIKANLKDKNAELAKQNKYERLRERVEKFRLTETKKLMKQGHSFEKAKREAFKRSTMSTKDLRNLEFKSLKENSKMQQNLIKKNNLTSKVIIGSAIGNIIASSIKGASSNMFAFAKSSVKDAAERKRIGTLNSRIFNSTEKGKLLNTISRIKTFERGREKEEFLNKAAVIKSTLNNLGMNNETNMRKAVELAAKLKASGLSSSDDAISSVVDLLRGEGGSIFNLMSQFDKFGNKYLEHAERKWQQDTFHDMGSRITKLDEVLSDFNELNLTNTTSSYDSATSSMDKIDEELKKLTASTLTPLMDFSAKALKKINEFNFHKDIVDPIINGIKSIFSLDRLIARLKSILPLWMGGDSGESLSKITHEDKSITTPPSGT is encoded by the coding sequence ATGGATAATAAATTTACCATCAAATTTAAAGGTATACTCGATCATGCATCAACGAAAAAAACATTAGAGAGAGACATATCAAAATTAGAAGAGAACTTAAAACCCAAACTTTCTTCTCTCAAAAGTACTAAAGATATAATTAAAGCTAATTTAAAAGATAAAAATGCAGAACTTGCAAAACAAAATAAATATGAACGTTTAAGAGAGCGAGTAGAGAAATTTAGACTTACTGAGACTAAAAAGCTAATGAAGCAAGGACACAGCTTCGAAAAAGCTAAACGAGAAGCTTTTAAACGATCTACTATGTCTACTAAAGACTTACGTAATTTAGAATTTAAATCACTTAAAGAAAACTCTAAAATGCAACAAAATTTAATAAAAAAAAACAATTTGACTTCTAAAGTCATAATAGGAAGTGCAATTGGTAATATAATAGCTAGTTCCATTAAAGGTGCTTCCTCTAATATGTTTGCATTTGCAAAATCATCAGTAAAAGATGCTGCAGAAAGAAAACGAATAGGTACCCTAAACTCTAGAATTTTTAACTCAACTGAAAAAGGCAAATTATTAAATACTATATCGAGAATTAAAACATTTGAAAGGGGAAGAGAGAAGGAAGAATTCTTAAATAAAGCTGCTGTTATTAAAAGCACTCTTAATAATCTGGGAATGAATAATGAAACTAATATGAGAAAAGCAGTAGAACTTGCAGCTAAACTTAAAGCTAGTGGACTCTCATCAAGTGATGATGCTATCTCTTCAGTTGTTGATTTACTTCGTGGAGAAGGTGGTTCAATCTTTAATTTAATGAGTCAATTTGATAAATTTGGTAACAAGTATCTTGAACATGCTGAGCGTAAATGGCAACAGGATACTTTTCACGATATGGGTTCAAGAATAACTAAACTTGATGAAGTTTTAAGTGATTTTAACGAATTAAATCTCACAAATACTACAAGCTCTTATGACTCTGCAACAAGTAGTATGGATAAGATAGATGAAGAATTAAAAAAACTAACTGCGTCCACATTAACACCTTTAATGGATTTTTCCGCTAAAGCACTTAAAAAGATAAATGAATTTAACTTTCACAAAGATATCGTTGATCCTATAATAAACGGAATTAAAAGCATTTTTAGTTTAGATAGACTTATTGCAAGACTTAAATCAATATTGCCCTTATGGATGGGAGGAGATAGTGGTGAGAGCTTATCAAAAATTACTCATGAAGATAAATCTATTACTACTCCTCCCAGTGGTACTTAA
- a CDS encoding DUF1322 family protein, producing MKHIDKFVESINATRTRYFALIDDIKRHKYWLPIITGICSYREIKCMTYDEFIEVSNIAEAKLEKEILELILSK from the coding sequence ATGAAACATATAGATAAATTTGTTGAGAGTATTAATGCTACTCGTACTCGTTACTTTGCTTTAATTGACGATATAAAAAGACATAAATATTGGCTACCAATAATTACTGGTATTTGTTCTTACAGAGAAATTAAATGTATGACATACGATGAATTTATAGAAGTAAGCAATATTGCTGAAGCTAAGCTAGAGAAGGAAATTCTTGAACTGATTTTATCTAAATAA
- a CDS encoding DUF1473 family protein: MITRYKMNILSKDKTYEYQIKVLPVYTWDSILGFNQEEAINKLNDVKYLKEITNLMIKPGFLDEFYVILDYNREFISYYKDYLIAILYSIEFNTFHLDSEFKKPALLFLKEYENNVGDFVTFNYITDEFNYECVISKLKSKANNETYR; encoded by the coding sequence ATGATTACAAGATATAAAATGAACATATTAAGCAAAGATAAAACTTATGAATACCAAATAAAAGTATTACCTGTTTATACGTGGGACTCTATACTTGGATTTAATCAAGAAGAAGCTATAAATAAACTTAATGATGTTAAGTATTTGAAAGAAATAACTAATTTAATGATCAAACCCGGGTTTTTAGATGAGTTTTACGTAATACTGGATTACAATAGAGAATTCATAAGTTATTATAAAGATTATCTTATTGCTATTCTTTATTCTATAGAGTTTAATACATTTCATTTAGACTCAGAATTTAAAAAACCAGCCCTCCTTTTTCTTAAAGAATATGAGAATAATGTTGGTGATTTTGTTACTTTTAATTACATTACCGATGAATTTAATTATGAATGTGTAATTTCAAAACTTAAATCAAAGGCTAATAATGAAACATATAGATAA
- a CDS encoding DUF1463 family protein translates to MGLYDLKEVYLSISGRQINSGKLELTSEPTTRAVISNEDRGMPVISLRDPKTITYIFSIEVTLGSHDYILLTQISDDQFYNMNVSKEDKMMDLVFNDRITTKIISNCAVFTEEPSRSYSAEAEKVTFEIRAINCQKITPKN, encoded by the coding sequence ATGGGATTATATGATTTAAAGGAAGTTTATCTCTCTATCTCGGGAAGACAAATTAATAGTGGAAAATTAGAACTTACAAGTGAACCTACAACTAGAGCAGTAATTAGTAATGAAGATAGAGGAATGCCTGTTATCAGTCTTCGAGATCCCAAAACCATTACTTATATATTTAGTATTGAAGTAACACTTGGTAGTCATGATTACATATTACTAACTCAAATCTCTGATGACCAATTTTACAACATGAATGTAAGTAAAGAAGATAAAATGATGGATTTGGTATTTAATGATAGGATAACAACAAAAATAATCAGTAACTGTGCTGTATTTACTGAAGAACCATCAAGAAGTTACTCAGCAGAAGCAGAAAAAGTTACTTTTGAAATTAGAGCTATCAATTGCCAAAAAATAACACCTAAAAATTAA
- a CDS encoding DUF787 family protein, with product MPQDTISVNLISNKVHNTTINYYSPLLVYKTLKINVNKDSANYKVLNLTINNYEKQIEALEKENGNGQDEFTKEKELLKNAMSDFFNSPSVALKSAMLFIYKDKPETIKTYLKTHRHSFVVLINTYDKDNNGDDGLVVYKDDYLKFKMPDTFFVFSTKESEIKEIFKDKSSLEKTNNIAIYSNKRDNLHLKFISRYLYEACMFHSVNPYGMNLAARPLVDDEVITKLRGANINFYSYLNETGLERVSAFKEGVDLAGNPIDQLFTYQYIKQEAIIELIRVWNINNRQNSKLSRLQLSGDRDNAYTSAIECLLKRYIERGLIVSYSNLNIILSPSPQLKLELTIDITYNYSINSLSFIITTKDITDYLNKLEN from the coding sequence TTGCCACAAGATACAATTAGTGTAAATTTAATTAGTAATAAAGTACATAACACAACAATAAACTATTATTCTCCGTTACTAGTTTATAAAACATTAAAAATTAATGTGAATAAAGATAGTGCAAATTATAAAGTCTTAAATCTTACAATAAATAACTATGAAAAGCAAATAGAAGCATTAGAAAAAGAAAATGGAAATGGACAAGATGAATTTACTAAAGAAAAAGAACTATTAAAGAATGCTATGTCTGATTTCTTTAACTCTCCCAGTGTAGCATTAAAATCTGCTATGCTCTTTATTTATAAAGATAAACCTGAGACTATTAAAACTTATCTTAAAACACACAGACACTCATTTGTTGTTCTAATTAATACTTATGATAAAGATAATAATGGTGATGATGGGCTAGTTGTATACAAAGATGATTACTTGAAATTCAAGATGCCAGATACTTTTTTTGTTTTCTCTACTAAAGAGAGTGAAATAAAAGAAATATTTAAAGATAAAAGCTCCCTAGAGAAAACAAATAATATAGCTATTTATAGTAATAAGCGAGATAATCTACATCTTAAATTTATAAGTCGATATTTATATGAAGCTTGTATGTTTCACAGTGTAAATCCATATGGCATGAATCTTGCTGCAAGACCACTTGTTGATGATGAAGTAATAACTAAACTTAGAGGTGCAAATATTAATTTTTATTCTTATCTTAACGAAACAGGTCTTGAGAGAGTATCAGCATTTAAAGAAGGAGTTGATCTTGCGGGAAATCCTATTGACCAGTTATTTACTTATCAATATATAAAACAAGAAGCAATAATTGAACTTATTAGAGTTTGGAATATTAATAATAGACAAAATAGTAAATTATCTAGGTTGCAATTATCTGGAGATAGAGATAATGCATATACATCAGCAATTGAATGCTTACTAAAGAGATATATAGAGAGAGGACTTATTGTAAGCTACTCAAACTTAAATATTATACTCTCACCATCACCACAACTTAAATTAGAACTAACTATTGATATTACTTATAACTACAGTATCAACTCTCTCTCTTTCATTATTACAACCAAAGATATAACTGATTACTTAAATAAACTCGAAAATTAA
- a CDS encoding DUF764 family protein encodes MHIIKILNDFKEYAHAKSENICKVINTYNHPYLLSNITTSEPNIIAFKFTSEDGLLAHNSHYGTFYDNICEFNINFQIFIISLVINSNDYDAYNRMLTLYSLLKEFLHNRVNKYTVKDAHEPDYIKHLNIYIRPTSNMQNTGLITLGTKCSNTAYSSSASFKAGIQIFERKE; translated from the coding sequence ATGCATATAATTAAAATACTAAATGACTTTAAAGAATATGCTCATGCTAAAAGTGAAAACATATGTAAGGTTATTAATACATATAATCATCCATATCTACTCTCTAATATAACTACGAGCGAACCTAATATTATTGCATTTAAATTTACATCTGAAGATGGCTTACTTGCTCACAACTCTCATTATGGTACTTTTTATGATAATATTTGTGAGTTTAATATTAACTTCCAAATATTTATTATCTCTCTTGTAATAAATTCAAATGACTATGATGCTTACAATAGAATGTTGACTTTATATAGTTTGCTTAAAGAATTTTTACATAACAGAGTAAATAAATACACAGTTAAGGACGCTCATGAACCTGACTACATAAAACATCTCAATATATATATACGTCCAACATCTAATATGCAAAATACAGGTCTCATTACTTTGGGAACAAAATGTAGTAACACTGCTTATAGCTCATCAGCTAGTTTTAAAGCTGGAATCCAAATATTTGAAAGGAAGGAGTAA
- a CDS encoding DUF1506 family protein, producing the protein MNNLRDRLSQMSQRMIFTYKAPDPLRLYKFETITLDDNSYQRVFNKEDYLEFTGIIIDISPQELRMIYDSNLFDLQGLSKLYTSDDIIFNLQDRISIGDNYYEIVSIDSSIGYQTLILKDVVWK; encoded by the coding sequence ATGAATAATCTTAGAGATAGGTTATCACAAATGTCACAACGTATGATATTTACATACAAAGCTCCTGATCCTTTACGTTTATATAAATTTGAAACTATTACACTTGATGATAATTCTTATCAGAGGGTATTTAATAAAGAAGACTACTTAGAATTTACAGGCATTATTATAGATATAAGTCCCCAAGAATTAAGGATGATTTATGACTCAAATTTATTTGACTTACAAGGACTCTCTAAACTTTATACAAGTGATGATATTATCTTCAATCTTCAAGATAGAATTTCTATAGGTGATAATTATTACGAAATAGTAAGTATTGACTCTTCTATTGGTTACCAAACACTAATTTTAAAGGATGTTGTATGGAAATAG
- a CDS encoding DUF3890 domain-containing protein, whose amino-acid sequence MQQRTAQQEIERQEEELFISRLHSNIISLLGISIEEFSIQSFMMQINLLESILLANGIQSEKLTYNDIFLLTYYHIGCELRKKGIVRELEFERIKREKFNELEIDYHPISDTSQSDSCNKNFCLRFDAYLDKVKRDTTSPSCIGVV is encoded by the coding sequence ATGCAACAGAGAACAGCTCAACAAGAGATAGAGAGACAAGAAGAAGAATTATTTATAAGCAGGCTTCACTCTAATATTATTTCCCTTTTGGGAATAAGTATAGAAGAATTTTCTATTCAAAGCTTTATGATGCAAATTAATCTCTTAGAGTCAATATTATTAGCTAATGGAATACAGTCAGAGAAGCTTACTTATAATGATATCTTCTTGCTTACTTACTATCATATTGGATGTGAACTGAGGAAAAAGGGGATTGTCCGTGAACTTGAATTTGAGAGAATAAAGAGAGAGAAATTCAATGAACTGGAAATTGACTATCACCCTATATCTGATACTAGTCAATCTGACAGTTGTAATAAAAACTTCTGTTTACGATTTGATGCGTATCTAGATAAAGTTAAAAGAGATACTACGTCTCCTTCCTGTATAGGAGTTGTGTAA
- a CDS encoding DUF228 domain-containing protein, translating to MSDINNLISQYHTKAKELKKQMKNPISDAGVFSNKVDFKDKNQHLQNQGGTVTSRYDKLENYYFKGYPYKRGVKLVVNATTQDNNPHYEPHVEVGGEDYLYGICTDIDEFTQTATVIPITNNFTGYLIAKQSSGIKRKDKVKFDTNGELEKDSSSNNKINAYALSDAISLDGTTNKICIVNVAIYGNKARPS from the coding sequence ATGTCAGATATAAATAACTTGATAAGTCAATATCACACTAAGGCAAAAGAACTAAAAAAACAAATGAAGAACCCTATTAGTGATGCAGGAGTTTTTAGTAATAAAGTTGATTTTAAAGATAAAAATCAGCATTTACAAAATCAAGGTGGGACTGTAACTAGTCGTTATGATAAGTTAGAGAATTATTATTTTAAAGGATATCCATATAAAAGAGGAGTAAAACTTGTTGTCAATGCAACAACACAAGATAATAATCCACATTATGAACCACATGTAGAAGTTGGTGGTGAAGATTATTTATATGGTATATGTACTGATATAGATGAATTTACTCAAACAGCAACAGTAATACCTATTACAAATAATTTCACTGGATATTTAATAGCAAAACAAAGCAGTGGTATAAAAAGAAAAGATAAAGTTAAATTTGATACAAATGGTGAGCTTGAAAAAGATAGCTCAAGTAATAATAAGATTAATGCCTATGCTTTATCAGATGCAATTTCACTTGATGGTACTACAAACAAAATTTGCATAGTTAATGTAGCTATTTACGGTAATAAAGCCAGACCAAGTTAA
- a CDS encoding DUF228 domain-containing protein, producing the protein MTSKANPSKDELRSDHDTQTDFQMGDIDLSDTEDQELFKNLLQEDSTRSKRRSKRSTPILEETTEGKSLKEIILKLRKYFKSFDTQAAVFKAPTTFQDKNIRVDAIAQSLSSSTDKLEEYQALGFPYKRAVKLKVETDTNKNDGVQVEVSDGNNMYGICVDIDPYTNVATVIPITNNFEGYMIAQSTSINMGDKLDFNSNGEVIKSSNTSSVAINAVALSDVFTIQLTNDESKKSSDEYKLNLVKIALYGNKSIG; encoded by the coding sequence GTGACTAGCAAAGCAAACCCATCAAAAGATGAACTTAGAAGTGATCATGATACTCAAACTGATTTTCAAATGGGTGATATTGATTTAAGTGATACAGAAGATCAAGAACTTTTTAAAAATCTATTACAAGAGGATTCTACAAGATCAAAAAGACGAAGTAAAAGAAGCACCCCAATATTAGAAGAAACTACTGAAGGTAAGTCACTTAAAGAGATTATCTTAAAATTAAGGAAATACTTTAAGAGTTTTGATACTCAAGCTGCTGTGTTTAAAGCACCAACTACTTTTCAAGATAAAAACATAAGAGTAGATGCGATTGCACAATCTCTCTCAAGTAGTACAGACAAATTAGAAGAATATCAAGCTTTAGGATTTCCATATAAACGTGCAGTAAAGCTAAAAGTAGAAACAGATACTAACAAAAATGATGGTGTTCAAGTAGAAGTTTCTGATGGGAATAACATGTATGGAATATGTGTTGATATTGATCCTTATACTAATGTAGCAACAGTAATTCCTATTACTAATAATTTTGAAGGATATATGATTGCCCAAAGCACTAGTATTAATATGGGTGATAAATTAGATTTTAATTCTAATGGAGAAGTTATTAAATCATCTAATACCTCATCGGTAGCAATTAATGCCGTAGCACTTAGTGATGTATTTACAATACAACTGACCAATGATGAGAGTAAAAAAAGCAGTGATGAATATAAATTAAATTTAGTCAAAATAGCTCTTTATGGAAATAAATCTATTGGTTAA